Genomic segment of Sphingopyxis lindanitolerans:
CTGTTTGGCATACTTTATGCGATGCGGGGCTGGGCTGAACGCTGGGCCTATGCGCCGGGCGAGACGGGCGCGGGGCCGGCGATGCGCTATTTTCACCGGGCGTGCGGCGCCGATGTCGGGACATCGACGATCTGTCCGGGCTGCGGCGAGCCGCTCGGCTATGGCGATTTGAAAGGGGACCCATCCCCCGCGCTCAGGGCCGAGCAGGCGGCGCGGGAGGGGTAGCGAGAGTTGCGAACTTGTTCGCGACTCGCAGCGGGGTGGGCAGGATGGCGCAGCGATAACGCCCACCCCGTTGCGACTAGGACCAATCGACATTCAGCCTTCGCGGTCTGCAAATGGCGGCTTTCCGAGCTTCCGGTGCTCACGTGCAGAAAGCACGCTGCGCTCCGGGTCACGGAAAACCACCATTTTCGACTCGCCATCTTCTGAATGTCGATTGGTCCTAGGTCCGGCTTCGCCGAACCAAGTCTCACTGCCCCTCCCGCCTGCGGGAGAGGGAGGACTGGCTCATGCCTTTTCCAGCGTGCATTGCAGCGGGTGCTGGTTCTGCCGGGCGGCGTCCATCACCTGGGTGACCTTGGTCTCGGCGACTTCGTAGCTGAAGACGCCGCAGACGCCGACACCCTGTTGGTGGACGTGGAGCATCACCTGCGTCGCCCGCTCGATATCCATGTTGAAGAAGCGCTGGAGCACCATCACGACGAATTCCATCGGCGTATAGTCGTCGTTGAGCAGCAGCACCTTGTACATCGACGGCTTCTTGGGCTTCGCGCGCGTGCGCGTCGCGATGCCGACGCCGGGGGTGCCGGACGTGTCGTCATCCTTGCCCGCCATTGCGCGGACGACATGAGGGATCGAGGCGGGAAACATCATCATCGGGAATATCGCAAGCCGGGGCGGAATCGCAAGAGGGAGGGGTGGTTAATTGCCAAAAGCCCTCTCCTTCGGCGGGGAGGGTCGGGTGGGGTGCGCGCAAGTGACCGCTTTCGCAGCGAGACACTCCCTTGTGCTGCGACCAGCCGGCACGCCGTCTAGTCTCGCTGCCTCCTCCATCAAGGGGAGGGATGAGGGGAAAGCAAGAACCGCCCGCTTCCGGGGGGAAGCGAGCGGTCTTGGGTGTCGGCGCGGGCGGGAGAGGAGGGGGAAGCCCGCGCCAACGGGAAGAGGAAAGCCTTAGGCTGCCTTCATCTTCGAAGTGATGACCGACACGCGATTCGAGATCGGCGCGAAGCTGTCGTTCGTCAGCTTGACGACGAGTTCGCTGGTCTTTGAGGTCTGCGCGACAGCGGCGTCGAACGCCTTCTTGCTGTTTTCGGCGTAAAGCTTGAAGAAATCAGCCGGCGTCTTGATGGCGGTATAGCCCTTCAGCGCGGCCGACGTGTCCTCGAAGCTCTTGCGAGCGAAGGCGACGCCTTCCTGGCCGAGGGTTTCGATGCCCTTGGCGGCGATCTTGCCGGCTTCGACGAGCGCTTCGACGTTCGCCTTGTTGAATTCGACGGCTTCCTCGGCGATCTTGCTCGACTTGGCGAGGGCGTCCTTCGAACGCGCCTGGAAATCGGCGGTCAGCGCTTCGGCGCGGGTTTTGGCTTCGTCGGTGAACTTCTTGACGGTGTCGTTCATGGTCTTGAATCCTTTGGTAACGGCGGCGGCCGGCTTCGGCGCTGCCTTGAGGGGCTTGGATGCAATTTTCACGGCCGCCTTCTTGGGGGCGACCTTCTTGGCAACCGCCTTGGGGGCGGCGGCCTTTTTCGCAGCCGGCTTGGCTTTTGCCTTCACCGTCTTGATTTTCGCGGGGGTCGCAACCGGCGCCACTGCGGGAGCAGCGGTTTGGACCGGAGCGGCCGGAGTCACCACCGGCTTGGCGGCGGTTTCCAGCGTCGCGGCTTCGAAAGCCTTTTCGGCACTATCCATCTTGGTAGCCATCGGGACAACTCCTTTATGTTGCAGTGCACAATATAGGAGTGGATCGGTGATTTCAAGGAAAAATTGTGCGGTGCACAAAAATAATCGAGAGGCCGGCCCGAAAGTGGTATAAACGCCAGATATTACCGTTGTTTGACGTAGCGGCCCGGCGCGTCCTCGATCGCCTTTTTAGGGCCTTTGCCGGGAATGCGCGAGCCCTTGGTGGGCGTTTTTGCGCTATCCTGCCCCGAAATCCAGCCGATCCAGTGCGGCCACCAACTGCCCTTGGTCTCGGTGGCGCCCGCGACGAAATCGTCGAGCGTCGGGGCGCTATTGTCGCCGGTCCAATATTGATATTTGCCCGCCGCGGGCGGGTTGACCACCCCCGCGATATGGCCCGAGCCCGCGAGCAGGAAAGTCTTGGGGCCCGACAAATGGTCCATCAGCCGCCAGACGCTGGCGAGCGGCGCGATATGATCCTCGCGCCCGGCCTGGATATAGGCGGGGGTGCCGATCTTCTTGAGATCGATCGGCGTTCCCATCGCCGACAGGCTGTTCGGGATCACGAGACGATTGTCGCGGTAGAGATCGACCAGATATTGCCGGTGCCATTTCGCGGGCAGGTTGGTGACGTCGCCGTTCCAATAAAGGAGGTCGAAGGGCGGATAGTCGTTGCCCAGCAGATAATTGCTGACGACATAATTCCAGATGAGGTCGCGCCCGCGCAGGCTGTTGAACGTCGCGGCCATATAGCGGCCGTCGAGGAAGCCCGGCGCCGAGAGTTGTTGAAGCAAGTTGAGATAGCTGTCGTCGACGAACATTTTGAGATCGCCCGCCAGTTCGAAATCGACCTGCGCGGTAAAGAAGGTCACCGATTGGACCTTGGCGGCCTCGCCGCGCGCCGCCAGCATCGCGAGCGTGGCGGCGAGCGTGGTGCCCGCCACGCAATAGCCGATCGTGTGGACCGTCGGCACGTTCAGCCCTTCGCGCACCATGTCGATCGCATCGACCTGCGCCGC
This window contains:
- the clpS gene encoding ATP-dependent Clp protease adapter ClpS, which gives rise to MMFPASIPHVVRAMAGKDDDTSGTPGVGIATRTRAKPKKPSMYKVLLLNDDYTPMEFVVMVLQRFFNMDIERATQVMLHVHQQGVGVCGVFSYEVAETKVTQVMDAARQNQHPLQCTLEKA
- a CDS encoding phasin family protein; its protein translation is MATKMDSAEKAFEAATLETAAKPVVTPAAPVQTAAPAVAPVATPAKIKTVKAKAKPAAKKAAAPKAVAKKVAPKKAAVKIASKPLKAAPKPAAAVTKGFKTMNDTVKKFTDEAKTRAEALTADFQARSKDALAKSSKIAEEAVEFNKANVEALVEAGKIAAKGIETLGQEGVAFARKSFEDTSAALKGYTAIKTPADFFKLYAENSKKAFDAAVAQTSKTSELVVKLTNDSFAPISNRVSVITSKMKAA